A stretch of DNA from Mugil cephalus isolate CIBA_MC_2020 chromosome 12, CIBA_Mcephalus_1.1, whole genome shotgun sequence:
CGCAGTGTCCTGCAGCTTGAATCTCACAGCCAGCTGCTCAATATTACCCTCTCCTACTTCAGCAAAGTCCATGGCACTCCAGACCCAAGCCTTCTCTGCACCCTTCATAGGTTCCAGCTTCATGGGGGCTGTGATCCAGTGGTTGGCACAGATCTTAAGCACCTGGTCTCGTCTCATAATCAACCTCACTCGCTTGGTATCGTAATTCTGCAGGATCTTGAGGTCACCAATACCCCTCTCCTTCCACTGTCCCAGTTCTTTATCATAGCGATACAGTTTTGCTCTGTGACTGAACACTActtgttcattttcttctccAGTGGAGATCTCCACCAAATCTGGCAAGGGGACCACAGGTTCAAAGTACTGGCCATCCCGCTCTTCATCCTGGGTCACATCCTGCTCATCATCAGTACCCACTGAGGCTCTGCTCTGGTTAAGCTTGGCAGGTGATTTGGATGGGCTGATGCCAGGTTGGAAGCTGAAACTGAACCCGCCGGTGGATTCCCCAAAACGGAAAAGGTTCTTTCTCAGGGGGCTGCTGGCAATGGGGGAGGCATAGATGGATGAGTCAGTAGTTTCATCTAAAGGGTCTCCTCGGAGGTCATAGTTATCCCACTCCAAGTTGGGGCCAGTTGTTTCAGCATGAGACTTGATAACAAGACTTGACACATCACTGGATGTTGTATTGTCTCCTTGGGTGTCATCGTCTTTGATCTTAGTTTTCTCATCTGTCAAGAAGGATCTTAAGTCTTTCAAACCAGACTTCATTTCCTCTGCTTTCTTAATGAGGTGtgctgttcttcctgtgtcaACCAGCTTGTGGGGTGTTTGTAAGGGGATATCTAAGAGAAGTCTCTGGCACTCttcaaacttttctttaaaCTCCTCAGCAAGCTCGGGGCTTTTAAATTTGGCAGCCAACTGTTCTAGTTTGGCATCTCCATCAGAGAAGTCATTGGCCATCCAAATCCACGCTTTGTCTGAGCCAGACAGTGGTTTAAGGTTCATTGTGGTGGTGATCCAGTGGTTGGCGCACACCTTCAGAACCTGTTCTCTTCTCATCAGCACTCTTAGCCGACCATTGGTAGTGTTTTTCAGGAATTTCAGGTTTCCCACACCGCGCTCTTTCCACTGACTGGTGCTGGTGTCGAATCTGAACAATTTTACTCGCTGAGAATAAAGAACCtgttcatcctcctctcctgttaCCAGGTCCACCTTGTCAGGCATCTGCACCACTGGTTCAAACTGGATATCatcattttcctcagttttgtACATATCATCCTCGTCCTCATTTAAGGTGTCATTCTTGGTCGGGGTTGCCAGGATTGATGAGAACACTTGCTGACCAGCCCCAGAGAAACCTTTGAAGTCGGGATCACTCTGACCAAACTGGAAGTCCCCTCCAGTCGATTTTGCCAAGTCTGCAAAACTGAAAGAATCGTCTTTTCCAGCAATCAATGGATTCTGATCTTGTTCTGTTTGGCTCTCTGAGGGCATAGATGCATTTTCTGTCTCCTTGTGTTTGTCAGCTATGCTTTTAAGAAAACTGGAGGCTGATCCCGATGCTGGTTGATTACTGGCTGAGGGGGTTTCTTTTGCAGAGTCCTCAATGCCAAACTTGAAGCCACCAGCTGGAATGGGCATTGAAAACGAGAAGCCTGAGGAACTAGTGGCACTAGATCCAGACTGAGGAGCTTCAAACTTAAAAGAAGAggcttcctttttttctttgttttgaccAAACTGAAAAGCGCTGCCACTTCCAAATGGCATCGTAAATCCAGTGTTAGCAGGCTGATTTGAAGAAGTTCCAAAGCTAAAGTTGAAGTTGGAAGCTGAGGCTGAAGAACCCCTGCTGCTTATGCTTTTAGCATCGGGATTTGGCGTTTGACAGGATACACATTTACTGGCAGAGGCCTTATTTCTCACCAGACAAGCGTCACAATCCCATTCTCCATCCTTCTTGCCAAACAGTGCCTCCAAAGACGGATTCTCATTGGGTTCTCCACAGGAAACACATTTGGCTGCTGATGCGTCATTTCTGACCAGGCAGGCATTGCAGTCCCACTGCCCAACTCCTGATAATGCTGGCAGTTTTGGTGCCGCTACAGCTACGTCTTTTGATTTAGCAGCAGGATTCAAGCTATTACAGGCGACGCATTTATCAGAAGATGCTTCATTTCTTACTTCGCATACATCACAATCCCACTGCCCAGGCTTCTTGCTAAACTGGGCCAATCCAGAGTCAGATGTAGCAGGCTGCAAAGCAGGTGGGTCTGCAGCTGGTGTAGGTGCAGTTGTTTTAACTGGGGCTTTAAAAGCTTTACAAGAAGCACAAGTGTCTGACGAGGATTCATTTCTTGTGGAACATGCCTCACAGACccactgttctgttttttttgaaaacccGGCCCCAAAGCCAAAACCAAAGGTACTGGGTACCATGTCAGCAGGTTTTGAAGAGTTGAACCCAAATGTAAATGAAGAGGGTACGGAGGGGGCAGAAGCTGCAAAAGCACCAAATCCAGTAAATGCAGTGGTAGAACTACTTGGTTTTGATGAATCAGTACCAAATTTGAAAGTAAATGGACTGACTTTGGTTTCACCAGTGGCCTGAATGTCTGGTTTTGAAGTAGCCTTGGGATTGGCATGTTGACATGCAACACACTGCATATCTGTGGGTTTATTTCTTATACAGCACACACTGCACTCCCATTCTCCTTCTTTAAGTGCAAACTGGGCTGCCAGTGATTCAGAACCTTTAAagctttcttccttcttctccggCTGATTGTGCTTTTCTGGTGTTTTGAATACAATTTTCTGTGCTTCCTCAAACTTTGCTTTGAAAAGTGATGCCTCATCTACAGTTTTGAACCGGATGGCCAGCTGTTCGGGCTTAGGCTCTTCATCTGCATAATCAATGGCATTCCATACCCAGGATTTATCAGAGGCTGCATTGGGTTTCAATAACATATCACCAGTGATGTAGTGGTTTGCACAGATTTTAAGTACCTGCTCCCTTCTCATTAGGAGACGAACCTTTCCTTTAGTATTGTGTTTCAAGATTTTAACATTGCCAATACCACGTTCCTTCCActcttttgtctctgtgtcgAATCGATACAACTTTGCCCTGTTGCaaaacatttcttcctcttcctcctcacctgtTTTTACATCTACTTTGTCAGGAAGAGGCACAATGGGTTCAAAGTGAGGcccatcttcatcttcctcaacaTGAGTGCTGTCATTGTCGCTCTCAACTGCTTTTTCCTGCTCTGGTGCAGACGAGACCAACCCAAACACTGGCTTGGCAATATCCCCAAATTTAAAAGGCTGCTCCACCTTTCCAAACAGACTTCCAGTGGCTGTGCTCTGAGATGAATCAACTGAGCAGTTAGCAACACTTTTATTGCCAAAGGTGAAGATGCCTGGTTTGCTGGGGGACTGGTCCTGAGCTGGAAGCTTCTCTGAAAAAGGATCTGTTTTAGCAGGCATGTCAGATGTCAAAAGGCCAAGCAAACTTTCACTATGTCTGGTTTGGGAAGCAGAGAAAGTGAAATCCCCATCATTGGATTTAAAGTTGGAGTTGAATTTAAGAGCAGCTGAAGGTGTAGAATGGGCCACTGCCCCTGCTCCAAAACTAGGCACCCTGGGGACTTCAGCAGGGGCCTGCTGGCTAAACGAGAGCTTCCCAAACTCCATAGGGTTTCCCTCATTGCCTTTTGGGGGCTGAACAGGGACTATAGATGGCTTAGTGAAGTAGCCAGGTTCAGGTAGGGGAGGGTTTGTAGTTTGTTGGGTAACGCTCTGGCCATAATATTCTTCACTATATGGGGAAAGAAGACTCGTGGCTGGTGATTCAAACCGCAGAGGGGCACCAAAGACTTGCTCTTGTGGAGGGTAGATACAGGGTGCGGCTGTTTGCAATGGAGGTGTGTGAGTGGGCGGCTGGTAGGCATACATATGCTGTTGAGGTGGAATACGGTTCACACTGTACATTGGGCCCTGtgtgaaagaaaatcaaaatcaaatgtcACTTCAGATACTCTGCACAAGACTATTAATGTAAAGCAATGTTAATGTAAATTACCTTGGTGGGAGTTACATAAGCTGGAGACTGGTTGTAGAACACAGAGGGGCCTGTTGTGgcaacttaaaaaaagacagacatgtATATAAAGATGAGTTAATGATTTCTGTCCAGTACATGTAGGCATAATGATGGGATACACAACTTTAAACACTTTCTATTTCTGTGTAGCATACTTACCAGTTAGAGGGGCCCCATGGTAGGACTGGACTGGGGTAAAAGGTTCCTGCAGGCCTTCTGCTCCATAGGTCTCGCCATACATCTTATGACGAGGAGAGCCTACATTCCCTGATGAGTTGTGTCTCAGGTCGTGAACCTCATTCTGCAAAACAAGGCATCAATAAAAATCTCATCTCTAAGCTGATCTAATGGTGTCTCTAATGTCTCCAGTTCTGACCTTGAGGGCTTCTACTTGCTGGCACAGCATCTGAAGGAGACTTTTCTGGTCCTCTGCCCAATGAGGTGCTGACTTGGGAGAAATCTGAAGAACAGAGATCAATGAATGACAGAAAATTAGATGTGTGGACAAAGAAAATCTGTGCTGAATACAATGTAACCctacataaaaagtaaaaaactgaGAAGGTCTTCTTAATAGTAGCCAATAATATCTGGACCTACCAGTCGTTTGGAAGGAGATACAATGCTTTTGTTGGGAGAAGGAGTGGAAAACTTAATGTGGGATATTGTTGCACTGGTTTCTGTGGGATGAGCAGGGCTTGAGTGGGTGGGTCCCCTTCgatgctgctcctcctccttctcgtcCTCTTCATCCATGGCCTCCTCAGTATCCCCCAGCTGCTGGTTTACATCATTCAGAAGGTCCACGACCTCCTCCATGGAAACAGGCAGCTGTACAGAAAAAGAGGGCAATGTACACTCAGCTACAAGCGTCACATTCACTggtgaaaacatgaagaaaacttttcacaatgtaaaaaacaaaaacgtactAAACATCCATTGTGATATTCTATGTTGTGAAGGTTAAAAATGGTGACTTGCCTTGTCAATGTCATCTGCATTGGCATTGTAGATCTTAGACAAGTATGTCCTGAATTTTCTCAGAAAAGTGATGCATCTATCTTGAGTCTCCTCAACCCCATTGCTGGCCTCCTCTGACAGCCGCTGATAGATCTGCAAAGAAATCGTCGCAcattgcagaaaacaaaaaactgaaagacaAGCGCAAAAATAGGTAGCACTAGATAGGATATGAGACATGTACTAATGTGATATTACACAAAATTTCACTGATCTGAGTGAATTTTAAGTCTTGATACATATAGGCACTTAAAGGGTATTTTTACCAAAATGTTACCAAGACTGGAAGATggagtggaggaaaaaaacgtGCTGTCAGTGAAAACAGAAGTGATTCAGTGCTTTTTGTGGCCTTCATGATGAATGCTATGTTCCTTTCAAATATTAACTCATACAATAACTATGTCACTTTCAAAAACGCTTATATCCTCCTGTGTGTTATGTCCTGTTGGTGCTTCTAGTACGTAGAGTAGTCATGGACTCTAGAAAACAAAGACTGGATTCTTGAATTTGTagtgtgaataaaataaaataaaaagtcaaatggCAGAAGCTGAAGTTATCTCAGTTATGTTTCCAGTAAGATTTACCTGAGCTAAATGCCAGGCGGAAGACATGTTATTGATGGTTTCCAGGGTAGCGATGGCCTCCTCTGTTCTACCTTCAATGTCAAGAAGAGCTGCATAAGCTATTTTGGCTTCCTCTTCATAACCTTTCACAGAAGaaacctgaaaagaaaacacagccaTACGGTCCTTAAATCTAATAGGGTagttacaaataaaatgatacatGAATAAGAGTTACACACTACAGGATGTAAGCACTCACAGTATTTCATAGTATAACAGCATAACCATGGCTTGTAAGAGGCAATTTCAAAGACAATAATTATCAGATAATACAGCCATAATCTTCCAGATGGTTAGACTCAGGACTAGCCTTGAAGATAAAGATGgctacacataaaataaatccatgAAAAAGGTAATAACCTGAATATCTTTGGAAGGAAAGTGTATAAAGAGGGGTTCGAGGGGTTCTGGTATACTGCGTCTGTTTCTGATCTTCTCCAACAGTGGGAGGACAACTTTCCAGTAGTGCACACTGCGGCCGATGTACTCCTTCTGGTCATAGTACGAGTTCACTCCATCACCCTGTGTTGTTAAACATACCAACAGACCTCATGTCAGAAAGAAGGTGAGCTTTATATATTAGCTGAATGTAGGAATGATACACAGAACAACTTTGACACAAGTCATTTTATCAGTCAATAGATTAATGAGGgtcattatgtcttattttagatatatattaCTTATACTTATACTTATCTTCACACATATGTCTGACGATAAGAAAATCGTAATATATTACAGAGCCtactttaaaataacaacacatgTTTAAGCCAAAGAAGTGGCACATGTGGCAGTGAAGACATCCTAAACCTAATCCTGTTTAGCAGCTGTAGAGAGAGTGCCAGATACTTTGCAGACACACCTGTCCCTTTCAGTCAAGGTGCTCGGTTACCTAATGCATTTTAAGCTGTCAGTGCAGGTTATCAGAGTTTAAAAGGCTGTCACTAAGCAAACTGATGGTTGTTCTAGCAAATTCAGCAATGTTTTCAATGAAACAAATCTGCTGCAATGTTGATGTTCATGTAGCGTTGTTCATGCAGCCTTTTCTGTAAAAACAGATCATTATCACATGAGGTCCAGAACTTTGAGAGAACATGAAGTGTTTGTAAAACCACTGAGTTTAAGTGTATGCataactgtgtgtctgtgtgcgtacTGTCTGGCTGAGACTTTGAGCCCAGTGGATGGCCATCGCTGGTTGAAGCCCGTGTTTCTCTCCAGCCCTCAGAGTGCTCAGCCCATGCTGCACAATCATCCGCAGCTTGGCCGACATGCCTGGACTGCAAAAGCATGcatcaaaaacacagaacattaGGGCTCTACATTGATGACAGTAAAAGTAACAACAGGTCTGCTATAGGAATAAAAACAGTAGAATCTGATCCACTGCTTTTTGGTCCATTTACTAATTCATTATATGAAATGTACAGTAAGACGAGGCCAAATCAAACAGGTTGATATAACCGTTTTTATGTTTGTGATATTTGCTGTTCAAGTCTATATTCTTCTATCTGGATGTTGGCGTTTTGAAACTCACGCTGCTCGTTTGTGAATGAGGCTGTAGATGGCATCCCACCACTCCCTCTGCCTGTCAGTGGTCAAGAggcggaggagaggaagagggaggcaACGAGGCTCatagagctgctgctgctgctgctgctgctgctgattcactCCACTGCTGATCTTTGCCGTCTCCTGGAGCTGACAGTGGCTACAgaacaccacaccacacagaAACACCTGGACGGAGAGGAAGAATACATTTCAGGAACAACACATGGACCGAGTGGCAAAGTGTCATTTTGTAGAAAACTGTTAAGTATCAATAACTTGCATAAAATATAAAGTCAAACATGCAGACTgacaggaggaaagaaaagaccaCAAATAAAAGTATTTCTATAAGCAGGATGTCGGAGTTAAATAATTCTCTCATTCATACATTTCATAGCACTCTTGGGACATGTTTTACATTCATCCACCAAACCAGGTGATTCCACCTTACCTCCAGGTCCAACAGGCATATAGATTCTGGTGCATTGGTGTCTAGTTTGGAGGTTCCCAGCATCAGCCTGGGAAAGAGTTGCTGCAGCCAGTCCCGGAGCGCCGGTCTTTGGCCAGAGAGGGCCCACTGTAGGCCCAACCAGCTCAGATGCTGTAACTCGCCATTGTGCAGCAGGATGGCGCctacacattaaataaaagtttcaaTCACAGATTGAGAGTAGTTACTAGCTACTCATTCCTAGCAGCAacttccattaaaaaaaataaactgaatagaTTTTCTGGTTACTTTAATATTCAGTGAGATTATTGATTTTGTACCTGTGTCACATTTGGCCAGATGAGAGATCTCAGGAGCTATGGATCTAATGGAGTGTATGTCATCATTGGCAATAAAGGAAGACGCAGTGGAGGCTTGTGTACCCCACAAGAGTTCAAACAGAGAGTCCTGACCACTACGATTCCCAAAGACCTCCACCACCTACACAGAGAAAATAGGGAGTTAAACATCTGATGAATATAAATGTACAGTTTTTATGTATCACTGCCATTTATGATATTGTGAAgctaacacagaaaacactgtggCATCGCTTGATTGTTTGCACTTGCATAAAATCTATGACTGAAACAGATACACTGTTTGAGAAAACTAAACCAGAACACAAAGTCGGACCTGTCCGATTAATGTTGATGCATCAGGGCTCAGATTGAGCAACATGTGTCCAGCCTGACTCTGTCGGTCATTGGCCAGGAGCTCCAGGAGCTGTGGGGCTGACTGGTCCCTTTTGGTCCCTTTCGCCTTTGGTCTGGGAACCTTGttgaaagacaaacaaaacatcatcaAATCAAAGATCATCTATGTTTGCtcaaattaaatctgtaaaAGGAAGGCAAAACTCATCTGCACTTAGAAAAACAGCTTGTAACAGATGAATGACTCGACAAGTCATGTCACCCCGTTAGAGGACACTTCCAACTTAATAATGTAACTTgtaacacttttatattttatattatttcactACAGTGGATCTGATGAACAGGTAGTTGAGTCAGTACCTGGTATGCCAGCAGGTAGCACAGAGCAGACAGATCAGTGACGGCCCTCCAGGTCTGTTGGCGATCCTGGGCCATTTTCAGCAGCAGTGTGGCGGCGTGCAGATAGAGGTGACCTCTCATCTCCAAAAACACCTCATAAAGGTCGTCTGCATGGCGGCCGGCGACGCTGCTCAGCGTCTGCATAGCTTGGTCAAAActacacaca
This window harbors:
- the ranbp2 gene encoding ranBP2-like and GRIP domain-containing protein 3 isoform X2 — translated: MRRSKAEVDRYVSSVQSSSPSLKEKPVKGFLFAKLYFEAKEYDLAKRHVSEYLKVQERDPKAHKFLGQLYEREGDVNKAVGCYKRSVDLNPAQRDLVLKVAELLVSKEECDSRAEFWVDRAAKALPGNPAVFNLKERLLSRQGQQGWNRLFDLLQTELAARPADAHVNVKLVQLFCQDGRLDQAVKHCLATEKRGLLRHSLDWYTVVVQTLQEYLAQPSISSNEKACRHLQKELLLARCSLMRITLSQSSVQNSLDALRNFDQAMQTLSSVAGRHADDLYEVFLEMRGHLYLHAATLLLKMAQDRQQTWRAVTDLSALCYLLAYQVPRPKAKGTKRDQSAPQLLELLANDRQSQAGHMLLNLSPDASTLIGQVVEVFGNRSGQDSLFELLWGTQASTASSFIANDDIHSIRSIAPEISHLAKCDTGAILLHNGELQHLSWLGLQWALSGQRPALRDWLQQLFPRLMLGTSKLDTNAPESICLLDLEVFLCGVVFCSHCQLQETAKISSGVNQQQQQQQQQLYEPRCLPLPLLRLLTTDRQREWWDAIYSLIHKRAAPGMSAKLRMIVQHGLSTLRAGEKHGLQPAMAIHWAQSLSQTGDGVNSYYDQKEYIGRSVHYWKVVLPLLEKIRNRRSIPEPLEPLFIHFPSKDIQVSSVKGYEEEAKIAYAALLDIEGRTEEAIATLETINNMSSAWHLAQIYQRLSEEASNGVEETQDRCITFLRKFRTYLSKIYNANADDIDKLPVSMEEVVDLLNDVNQQLGDTEEAMDEEDEKEEEQHRRGPTHSSPAHPTETSATISHIKFSTPSPNKSIVSPSKRLISPKSAPHWAEDQKSLLQMLCQQVEALKNEVHDLRHNSSGNVGSPRHKMYGETYGAEGLQEPFTPVQSYHGAPLTVATTGPSVFYNQSPAYVTPTKGPMYSVNRIPPQQHMYAYQPPTHTPPLQTAAPCIYPPQEQVFGAPLRFESPATSLLSPYSEEYYGQSVTQQTTNPPLPEPGYFTKPSIVPVQPPKGNEGNPMEFGKLSFSQQAPAEVPRVPSFGAGAVAHSTPSAALKFNSNFKSNDGDFTFSASQTRHSESLLGLLTSDMPAKTDPFSEKLPAQDQSPSKPGIFTFGNKSVANCSVDSSQSTATGSLFGKVEQPFKFGDIAKPVFGLVSSAPEQEKAVESDNDSTHVEEDEDGPHFEPIVPLPDKVDVKTGEEEEEEMFCNRAKLYRFDTETKEWKERGIGNVKILKHNTKGKVRLLMRREQVLKICANHYITGDMLLKPNAASDKSWVWNAIDYADEEPKPEQLAIRFKTVDEASLFKAKFEEAQKIVFKTPEKHNQPEKKEESFKGSESLAAQFALKEGEWECSVCCIRNKPTDMQCVACQHANPKATSKPDIQATGETKVSPFTFKFGTDSSKPSSSTTAFTGFGAFAASAPSVPSSFTFGFNSSKPADMVPSTFGFGFGAGFSKKTEQWVCEACSTRNESSSDTCASCKAFKAPVKTTAPTPAADPPALQPATSDSGLAQFSKKPGQWDCDVCEVRNEASSDKCVACNSLNPAAKSKDVAVAAPKLPALSGVGQWDCNACLVRNDASAAKCVSCGEPNENPSLEALFGKKDGEWDCDACLVRNKASASKCVSCQTPNPDAKSISSRGSSASASNFNFSFGTSSNQPANTGFTMPFGSGSAFQFGQNKEKKEASSFKFEAPQSGSSATSSSGFSFSMPIPAGGFKFGIEDSAKETPSASNQPASGSASSFLKSIADKHKETENASMPSESQTEQDQNPLIAGKDDSFSFADLAKSTGGDFQFGQSDPDFKGFSGAGQQVFSSILATPTKNDTLNEDEDDMYKTEENDDIQFEPVVQMPDKVDLVTGEEDEQVLYSQRVKLFRFDTSTSQWKERGVGNLKFLKNTTNGRLRVLMRREQVLKVCANHWITTTMNLKPLSGSDKAWIWMANDFSDGDAKLEQLAAKFKSPELAEEFKEKFEECQRLLLDIPLQTPHKLVDTGRTAHLIKKAEEMKSGLKDLRSFLTDEKTKIKDDDTQGDNTTSSDVSSLVIKSHAETTGPNLEWDNYDLRGDPLDETTDSSIYASPIASSPLRKNLFRFGESTGGFSFSFQPGISPSKSPAKLNQSRASVGTDDEQDVTQDEERDGQYFEPVVPLPDLVEISTGEENEQVVFSHRAKLYRYDKELGQWKERGIGDLKILQNYDTKRVRLIMRRDQVLKICANHWITAPMKLEPMKGAEKAWVWSAMDFAEVGEGNIEQLAVRFKLQDTANTFKQVFDEAKVAQEKEELMIPVTPTVVVPQDGGTSGPAKVVTPTVCGKAAIAVLEETTKERTELSPDTRPCPAGSPSPVSPPKSVVSPPKFVFGTDTVHKIFGSPKSAEEPASGLKAKGSGGPAKTSPAAPAFKIPEKGLDFRLFKDNPMAFWTSTSTTQFESPGSSQAEGGSAGSDDDDDVVVVYVREPTAEQAALAKKLQLPLTFFCYQNDPGYTSDDQTDDEDYESAVKALNGKLYPDPPEKKAAACGDEPDCQVVWEKKPTPEEEEKAKSLQLPPTFFCGLSTTDSDPDHDKPEDFDTEVRKAHQVLAAQLNTADQASISPDQASISPDQASISPAQAPAEPSGSSSSGADSSASTSVPDQQISDQPTESLSEARPSSAPIDLSTKKSPATESDVGTDTSAPASTTTSQGTDSSGFGFSSLGGFSFADLAQSTEGYAFGSKDSNFSWANAGASVFGSMASAAPKNDEEGSDEEEAPNNVDIHFEPIVSLPEVETKSGEEDEEILFKERTKLYRWDRDLSQWKERGIGDIKILYHPAKRFYRILMRREQVLRVCANHTITQAMELKPMNASANALIWTATDYSDGDGVVEQLAAKFKTPEIAESFKKTFCECQSRMGQTDDSCLSSPHMSRVQEHSRDSNPRVFLAVAADGQPLGTVTIELFSHIVPKTAENFRALCTGEKGFGLRDSIFHRVIPEFMCQGGDITKSDGTGGKSIYGTEFEDENFDVRHTGPGILSMANRGRDTNNSQFFITLKKAEHLDFKHVAFGWVCDGMDVVQQMGELGTKGGHPTKKLVITDCGLL